The segment TAGACCTCGTTGAAGAGCGAATCGCCGGTGATCTCCTTCAGCGGGCGGATGTCGATTCCCGGGGCCGCCATGTCGACGAGGAAGAAGGTCAGCCCCTTGTGCTTGGGCGCGTCCGGGTCGGTACGGGCCAGCAGGATGCCGTGGCTCGCCCATTGCGCGGCCGAGGTCCACACCTTCTGGCCGTTGATCCGCCAGCCGCCGTCCGCCGTCCGCTCGGCGCGGGTCCGCAGGGCGGCCAGGTCCGAACCGGCCTCGGGTTCGGAGAACAGCTGGCACCACAGCAGCTCGCCGCGCAGCGACGGCAGCAGATAGCGCTCCTGCTGCTCCGGGGTGCCGTGGGCGATCAGCGAGGGGACCACCCAGGTGGCGATGCCCAGGTCGCTGATCCGGAGCCCGGCGGCCGCCAGCTCCTGCTGGATCGCGAGCTGTTGTACGGGGCCGGCGCCCAGTCCGTAGGGCGCGGGGAGGTGCGGTGCGGCGTAGCCGGTGGGGGCCAGGGCGCGGCGTACGGCGGCGGGGTCGAGGCCGCGGACGCCGTCGAGGACCGTCCGTGCCTCGGTCCGGAACTCCGTGGCCTCGGCGGGGAGTTCCAGTCGCAGCGGACGCCGGGCGCCGTCGGCGGCGAGCCGGGCGGCCCGCAGCCGGTGGGTGTCGCCGCTGCCGAGCAGCTGGCGCGCCACGGTCGCCCGCCGCAGGTGGAGATGGGCATCGTGTTCCCAGGTGAAGCCGGTGCCGCCGAGGATCTGGATGCAGTCCTTGGCGCAGCTGACGGCGGCGTCCAGGGCGGTCGCGGTGGCCAGCGCCGCGACCAGTCCGCGGACCTCGGGCGGCTCGTGCAGGGCGCGGGCCGCGTCCCAGACCAGGGCGGCGGCCTGCTCGCAGCGTACGAGCATGTCGGCGCAGAGGTGTTTGACCGCCTGGAACTGGCCGATGGGGCGGCCGAACTGCTCGCGGACCGCGGCATGTTCAGCGGCGGTGCGCAGCGCCCATGAGGCCGTGCCGCAGCTCTCGGCGGCCCACAGCACCCCGGCCAGGTCGCTGACCAGGTCGCTGTCGACGGTGAGCCGCCGCTCGGCGGGCACCGGCACGCCGTGCGCACTCACCTCGGCGGTCGGCCGGGTCGGGTCGGCGCTTGCTTGGCCGCGTACGGTCAGCGCCCCGGCGTCGACCGCGAGCCAGATCGTCTCCCCGGCCCGTCGCCCGCCGTCGCGCTCCGCACCGTCCGCCCCATCCGCCTTATCCGCCTCGTCCGCGGCGCTCGCCGCCTCCCCGCTGCCTTCCGCTGCCGCTTCCCCGTCCGCGGCGACCTTCGCGGCCAGCACGAGGAGATCCGCGTCGGCGCCGGCCAGGACCGGGGGCGCGGTGCCGTCCAGGACATAGCCGCCGGGGGTTTCGACGGCGGTGAGTGAGCCCGGTCCGAGCGCGGCGGCGCCGATGCGTGCGCCGGTGGCGAGGGCCCGTACGAGGGTGGGGGCGCCGCCGCGGTGCAGGAGGGCGGCGGCGAGCGTGGTGGGCAGATAGGGGCCGGGGAACGCGGCGCGGCCCAGTTCCTCCAGTACGACGGCGAGGTCGAGCAGTTCACCGCCCCCGCCGCCGTCGGCCTCGGGGAGATGGAGCCCGAGCAGGCCCTGAGCGGCGAGCTGGTCCCAGTACGCAGGCCGCCCGGGGCGCGCGGGCGCGCTGTCGAGCAGCTTGCGCACCGCTTCGGGCGGCACGGCCCGCGCGGCCCAGCCGCCCGCCGCCTCGGCCAGGTCACGGTGTTCCGGTGTGATTCCGATGCCCATGCGGGGCAGGCTAGAACACGTTCCATTCTGACGGAAGGTCAGCTAGCAGGTTGGTTGGAAGGTCAGTTGAGGGGGCGGCCGGAAGACGGTCCGGGCCCCCGGGGCGACGCCCCCGCACGCCCCGCGCCCGGCAGCGACCGGCCGACGCAGGACGCGCGGGACCCGGCAGGGATTCCCCCGGGGGGACAGCTCGCATGCGCACCACAAACGACCCGGTGAATTCCGTCCCGAAAGTCATTTCCCACCCCCTCCCTCTCGCCCCTTCCTCGCCCCTCCCCCCAGCCGACTCCCCGCCCCCCCAATTCACCGCTTTCGGGCATCCCGGAAATCGGCGACGGGAAATCGGCGGGAACAGCCGGGGAACGGACCGGAACCCGGCAGGAACCGGCAGGAAGAGCCGGGGCGCCCGCTGCGGGAAATGCGAACCGCCGTTCCGATATCCGAATGTTCCGCACCGGGACACCCGCACTCCACCGGCGCCGCCCCGTACGGCACGATGAGCCCCTGACCGCACCACAGGAGGAAGCCCATGCCCGCTCCCACGGCTCCGACCGCTCCGCAGCCGGAGATACTCGCCGCTTTCGAGGCGGCGAAGGGCTTCATGCCCGTGGACGAGGGCCTCGCCCTGTATGCGGCGGCGGCCGAGGCGGCGGCCCTGGGGCTGCCGCTGGTGGAGGTCGGCACCTACTGCGGCCGGTCCACGATCCTGGTCGCCGACGCCGCGCGCGGCGCCGGGGTGCTCGCCGTCACCGTCGACCACCACCGGGGCAGCGAGGAGCAGCAGCCCGGGTGGGAGTACCACGATGCGACCGTCGTCGACCCGGAGGTCGGCCGGATGGACACGCTGCCCACCTTCCGCCGCACCCTGCACGCCGCGGGCCTGGAGGAGCATGTGCTCGCCCTGGTGGGCCGGTCGCCGCAGGCCGCGGCCGTCTGGCAGGCCCCGGTGGGTCTGGTCTTCATCGACGGCGGGCACACCGACGAGCACGCCACCGCCGACTACGAGGGCTGGGCGCCGCATCTCGCGCCCGGCGGGCTGCTGGTCATCCACGATGTCTTCGCGGACCCGGCGGACGGCGGCCAGGCCCCGTACCGCATCTACCGCAGGGCCCTGGAGTCCGGCGCGTTCACCGAGATCTCGGCCCATGGGTCGCTGCATGTCCTGCGGCGCACCGGGGCGGGCATCTGAGCGGGCTACGATCGCGGACGTGTCGAACGGCAGTTCTCTCCCCTCGCACCGCCGCCTGCGCGGCACCCTCCTCGTCGTGCTGGCCGCCGTAGTCGTCGCCGGCCTGGGCGGCTGGCTGGCCTGGCGCTCGTCGGGCCACGACGGGCCCGGAGCCGGGCAGCCCGCACCGGGCGGCCCGGCGGAGAGCGCCTCCGGCGGCGCGACCGGGTCCGGCGACGGCCCCACCCCCGGGAAGGGCTCCAAGGGCGACAGCCCGCGCGACAGCCTCAAGGGCAAGGTCGTGGTGCTCGACCCCGGCCACAATCCGCACAACAGCGAGCACGGCCGGGAGATCGCCCGGCAGGTGGACATCGGCAACGACCGCAAGGAGTGCGACACCACCGGCACCGCCACCAACGACGGATACGCCGAGGCGTCCTTCACCCTGGACCTCGCCCGGCGGGCCCGCACGCTCCTCCAGGAGCAGGGCGCCAAGGTCGTCCTCACCCAGAACGGCGACCGCCCCTACGGGCCGTGCGTCGACGAGCGCGCGGAGATCGGCAACACGGCGCACGCCGATGCCGCGCTGTCCCTGCACGCCGATGGCTCGGGCGCCGGCAATCGCGGCTTCCATGTCATCCTGCCCGCCCGCGTCACGGCGGGCCCGGCCGACACCACCAAGATCGTCGGGCCCTCGCGGCAGTTGGGCGAGCGGCTGGTCGGCCGGTTCCGCACGGTCACCGGAAGTGCGGCGTCGAATTACATCGGCGGCGGCAGCGGGCTCGACAAGCGCTCCGATCTCGGCGGCCTCAACCTCTCCACGGTGCCGAAGGTGTTCATCGAGTGCGGCAATATGCGCGACCCGAAGGACGCCGCGCAATTGACCGATGCGCGCTGGCGTCAAAAGGCGGCCCGTGGGATCACCGAGGGCATTACGGACTTCTTGACGCACTGACCGGACCGTCGAACCCGGCTCCGGAACCCCTCCGATACCGGATCCGGGACGGCGTACCGATAGCGCGCGGAAACGAACACGACGGGCCGCCGGATTCGGCGACCGGTTCCCCTTTACGATGGGTGGCCACCGCCGTGCCTCGCACTGCGCGCACCGCGACAGCGACGACCGGACCCACGAAACCGACAAAGGACCCTTACGTGAACATCCGCTCCCTCACTCGAGGCGACGGCGTGGTGATCGGAGCAGCGGTGTTGCTGTTCATCGCCTCGTTCCTCCCTTCCACCGGCAGCCAGGACTGCTCCGGACCGCTCGCCAAGTACTGCGAAGCCCAGAGCTACAGCAGCATCAACGCCTGGGACTCGGTGGCGGCCCTGATGAGCGTGTACCTGGCCGGGGTGATCGGCGCGGCGATCATCGTCGTCAGCCGTGCGCTGCCGCAGCAGCAGGCGCGCAAGATCGCCGGTCTCGACCTCGGCCAGTTCGGCGTCGCCCTCACCGTCTTCGTGGCGTGGACGGCGCTCTGGGTC is part of the Streptomyces platensis genome and harbors:
- a CDS encoding acyl-CoA dehydrogenase → MGIGITPEHRDLAEAAGGWAARAVPPEAVRKLLDSAPARPGRPAYWDQLAAQGLLGLHLPEADGGGGGELLDLAVVLEELGRAAFPGPYLPTTLAAALLHRGGAPTLVRALATGARIGAAALGPGSLTAVETPGGYVLDGTAPPVLAGADADLLVLAAKVAADGEAAAEGSGEAASAADEADKADGADGAERDGGRRAGETIWLAVDAGALTVRGQASADPTRPTAEVSAHGVPVPAERRLTVDSDLVSDLAGVLWAAESCGTASWALRTAAEHAAVREQFGRPIGQFQAVKHLCADMLVRCEQAAALVWDAARALHEPPEVRGLVAALATATALDAAVSCAKDCIQILGGTGFTWEHDAHLHLRRATVARQLLGSGDTHRLRAARLAADGARRPLRLELPAEATEFRTEARTVLDGVRGLDPAAVRRALAPTGYAAPHLPAPYGLGAGPVQQLAIQQELAAAGLRISDLGIATWVVPSLIAHGTPEQQERYLLPSLRGELLWCQLFSEPEAGSDLAALRTRAERTADGGWRINGQKVWTSAAQWASHGILLARTDPDAPKHKGLTFFLVDMAAPGIDIRPLKEITGDSLFNEVYFDDVLLPPDAVVGEVDNGWKVARTTLDNERVHMADQLTFDTGLEALLDRAAVLDGSVRARVGALAAEAHALGCIGLRTTLQQVSGLEPGAGASIRKLVQTPHQQKVAELALELLGPDGAVREGAGERALHGFLMSRCLTIAGGTTQVQLNVVAERLLGLPRDPEPRPLI
- a CDS encoding class I SAM-dependent methyltransferase; protein product: MPAPTAPTAPQPEILAAFEAAKGFMPVDEGLALYAAAAEAAALGLPLVEVGTYCGRSTILVADAARGAGVLAVTVDHHRGSEEQQPGWEYHDATVVDPEVGRMDTLPTFRRTLHAAGLEEHVLALVGRSPQAAAVWQAPVGLVFIDGGHTDEHATADYEGWAPHLAPGGLLVIHDVFADPADGGQAPYRIYRRALESGAFTEISAHGSLHVLRRTGAGI
- a CDS encoding N-acetylmuramoyl-L-alanine amidase — encoded protein: MSNGSSLPSHRRLRGTLLVVLAAVVVAGLGGWLAWRSSGHDGPGAGQPAPGGPAESASGGATGSGDGPTPGKGSKGDSPRDSLKGKVVVLDPGHNPHNSEHGREIARQVDIGNDRKECDTTGTATNDGYAEASFTLDLARRARTLLQEQGAKVVLTQNGDRPYGPCVDERAEIGNTAHADAALSLHADGSGAGNRGFHVILPARVTAGPADTTKIVGPSRQLGERLVGRFRTVTGSAASNYIGGGSGLDKRSDLGGLNLSTVPKVFIECGNMRDPKDAAQLTDARWRQKAARGITEGITDFLTH